A single window of Sphaerodactylus townsendi isolate TG3544 linkage group LG03, MPM_Stown_v2.3, whole genome shotgun sequence DNA harbors:
- the LOC125429389 gene encoding class II histocompatibility antigen, M alpha chain-like, protein MSAGRCGWGLGVLAWAWGAAAVATLQEEPVHLFSQVFFCQKDSPFFGLAQSLDDDQLFWFDFPNSSWHSRLPDFRPELPSRVPKANVSSQHELCRNLLLLLSNFSDQHGEMPEARGNPQISVFTRYPLKLGKANTLICSITNLFPPSADVTWARNGEPVTQGVSTTSVYPVNWLSFELFSLPRSDPPQDGGVYSCIAQNQGDLSGGVPTRSCSISRLPQAVVIQVAFALGIVFVFLGIVLIVKSRRPRSADEGSPANYRGCPSLPKKKGASSHAL, encoded by the exons ATGTCGGCCGGGCGAtgcggctgggggctgggggtCTTGGCTTGGGCTTGGGGGGCAGCAGCCGTAGCCACCCTTCAAG aGGAGCCCGTCCACCTCTTCTCCCAGGTCTTCTTCTGCCAGAAGGACTCTCCGTTTTTCGGCTTGGCCCAGTCTCTGGACGATGACCAGCTGTTCTGGTTCGACTTCCCCAATTCGAGCTGGCACTCGCGCCTGCCGGACTTTCGTCCTGAGCTGCCCAGCCGGGTGCCCAAGGCCAACGTCAGCTCCCAGCACGAGCTCTGCAGGAACTTGCTGTTATTGCTCTCGAACTTTTCTGATCAACACGGAGAAATGCCTGAAGCGAGAG GTAACCCACAGATCTCAGTCTTCACTCGCTACCCACTCAAGCTTGGAAAGGCCAACACCCTTATCTGCTCCATCACCAACCTCTTCCCGCCGTCGGCTGATGTCACCTGGGCGCGGAACGGGGAGCCGGTGACCCAGGGGGTGTCCACCACTTCGGTCTACCCTGTGAACTGGCTGAGCTTTGAGCTCTTCTCCCTGCCCAGAAGTGACCCCCCCCAGGATGGAGGCGTGTACAGCTGCATCGCCCAGAACCAGGGAGACCTCTCTGGCGGT GTCCCCACCCGGTCCTGTTCCATCAGCAGACTTCCACAGGCGGTCGTAATTCAAGTGGCCTTCGCCTTGGGCATTGTGTTTGTGTTCCTGGGAATCGTCCTGATTGTCAAGTCTAGGAGGCCCAGGAGTGCAG ATGAGGGCTCCCCAGCCAACTATCGGGGTTGCCCTTCACTCCCCAAGAAAAAGGGCGCCTCCAGTCATGCCTTGTGA